GGTCATATGGGTTTGCTAAACTGTGCCACAAACGCAAAAGAATCGTTCATTGCAGTTGAATTCGATACAAATCTTGACCCATCCCTTGGGGACATCAACGACAATCATGTCGCTCTCGACATCAACTCGGTCATCTCTTTCGCCTCCGTCGATGCCGGCACAATGGGTATTGCTCTCAAGAGCGGGAGGCGCATGACAGCTTGGATTGAGTACAGGGACCGAGAAAAGATGTTGAGGGTATGGCTCAGTTACTCATGCTTCAGGCCTGCCGTCCCCATTCTTGACGTCGGCGTAGACCTATCTGAGCATCTTCAGGAGTTCATGCGCGTTGGCTTCTCTGCTTCCAATGGACGTGGTTCTGCGCTTCATCTCATCGATAAGTGGCAATTCAGGACATTCCGTTTCCTCACTGTGACGCCTATAGACACaggacaaggagaagaagaacaagagtgTTGTTTCACATGCTCTGGTGATTATCTCACCATCAATAATGGGTCCTTTGATCCTCgcaaaagaagaataagaagaacgaTAAATGAGGTGGGCCTTGCCTTGGGCGGAACAACTGTGTTTCTCTTCTCCATGGCAGTGGTCGTGGGTGGAACCAGTTGGTATCAgctgaggaagaggagaaacgAAGCCAGAGGAAGCAAAACCCTCCAAATGTGCAGAATGCAATGAAGAAAATACCCACAAGGCTGTCACTTGCAGAGATAAAAGCAGCCACAAAGGGATTCAAGCAAAGCAGAATCGTCGACGAAGGGGCTTCCGGGTCTGTATATGAGGGGACCGTCGCCTCTGGTGGGGCTATAGCAGTCAAGAGGTTCAATTGGCGGATGAATCATAATGAGTACTTGCGCGATCCCTTCATGACTGAGTTGGCAACCATGTTGGGTTGCTTGAGACATAAGAACCTGGTCTAGCTCCAAGGCTGGTGCTGCGAGGGAGACGAATTGGCCCTTGTTTATGACTTCATGCCAGGTGGAAGCCTCAACGAGATCCTCCACAACAATAAGAGCTCTGATTTGGCATCGATCCTCACCCTGGAACAGAGACTAAAGATTGTACTTGGCATGGCATCTGCACTCACCTATCTTCACGAGGAGTGCGATGGGTAGATCATCCACAGAGACGTCAAGCCTACAACATCATGCTTGACGCCAAATTGAATCCCAAGCTTGGTGATTTTGGACTTGCAGAGATCTATGAACACAGTGGCCGCACTCGTGAGGCCATCACACCTGCTGGAACCATGGGTTACCTTGCGCCAGAGTATGTACATTCTGGGATGCCCACGGTGAAGACAGACGTGTATAGCTTTGGTGTTGTAGTGTTAGAGGTGGTGACAGGAAGGTTGCTGGTGGACGGACGAGGAATGGTGCTAGTGGATTGGGTCTGGGACATGTGGGCATAGGGGAAATTGGAGGAGGCCGGTGATGGGAGATTGATGGCAATGGAAAGGCTTGACAAGGCAGTGATGGTGAGGATGGTCATGGTGGGGCTCTCTTGtgtccatccaaactatttggAGAAGCCAACGG
The sequence above is a segment of the Telopea speciosissima isolate NSW1024214 ecotype Mountain lineage chromosome 7, Tspe_v1, whole genome shotgun sequence genome. Coding sequences within it:
- the LOC122668051 gene encoding LOW QUALITY PROTEIN: L-type lectin-domain containing receptor kinase S.6 (The sequence of the model RefSeq protein was modified relative to this genomic sequence to represent the inferred CDS: inserted 1 base in 1 codon; deleted 2 bases in 1 codon; substituted 3 bases at 3 genomic stop codons), whose product is MSVFMSNEMGFSSSRLLSALLFSVFIISISLLLSFSLPNNVTLLGDASFKNGSISLTQEFACPYSSSSSSSSCGRGRALCPYPIRFLDPVTNTTASFLCRFSFFVIPSPSSSSVFGDGLTFLIMSNDDVPCNSAGHMGLLNCATNAKESFIAVEFDTNLDPSLGDINDNHVALDINSVISFASVDAGTMGIALKSGRRMTAWIEYRDREKMLRVWLSYSCFRPAVPILDVGVDLSEHLQEFMRVGFSASNGRGSALHLIDKWQFRTFRFLTVTPIDTGQGEEEQECCFTCSGDYLTINNGSFDPRKRRIRRTINEVGLALGGTTVFLFSMAVVVGGTSWYQLRKRRNEARGSKTLQVQNAMKKIPTRLSLAEIKAATKGFKQSRIVDEGASGSVYEGTVASGGAIAVKRFNWRMNHNEYLRDPFMTELATMLGCLRHKNLVXLQGWCCEGDELALVYDFMPGGSLNEILHNNKSSDLASILTLEQRLKIVLGMASALTYLHEECDGXIIHRDVKPXNIMLDAKLNPKLGDFGLAEIYEHSGRTREAITPAGTMGYLAPEYVHSGMPTVKTDVYSFGVVVLEVVTGRLLVDGRGMVLVDWVWDMWAXGKLEEAGDGRLMAMERLDKAVMVRMVMVGLSCVHPNYLEKPTVREAARILRGEVLLPDLPTKKPVLRLPSILPEGSEEILQFGDGEGDGTSGTPWLTPRSRFA